In the Gemmatimonadota bacterium genome, CTCTTACACGTCTTTCTCATATCGCTCATCTCCCACTTCGTCCTGCAAGCGGTGGAGTTCGTCTTTTAGTTCGGCGACTATTTCTGCGTATTCTGGATTGTGATAGACGCTGTTCAGTTCATACGGGTCTTTGTCCAGGTCAAATAATTCCCATTCTGGTTCTCGGGCGTCGTCCGAGGCGCCTTCGTGTCCACATCCGTCGGCGTAATAGTAGATGAGGTTGTGCCGGTGCGTTCTGACTCCGTCGTGTGCGTAGAG is a window encoding:
- a CDS encoding DUF4976 domain-containing protein, with protein sequence LYAHDGVRTHRHNLIYYYADGCGHEGASDDAREPEWELFDLDKDPYELNSVYHNPEYAEIVAELKDELHRLQDEVGDERYEKDV